The following are from one region of the Acidobacteriota bacterium genome:
- the folP gene encoding dihydropteroate synthase, whose amino-acid sequence MRRPGLRIVDTGRRRIVCGTEPMVMGVINVTPDSFSDGGLWLDPAAAVDRALQLAADGAAILDVGGESSRPGAFPIPTDEELRRVVPVIRELARRLDLPVSVDTRKPSVADAALDAGAEIVNDISGLRDPAMAALVARSGAAVVTMHMRGTPETMQQLSPSPDILEDVHGFFESVLHLCVDPVKIILDPGIGFGKTVKDNLVLLNRLGHFSEFGRPILVGASRKSFIGKVSGAPVQDRLGGSVAAAVLAAERGAAILRCHDVRETVQALRVARAVRDESEG is encoded by the coding sequence ATGAGACGACCGGGTTTGCGCATCGTCGATACGGGTCGCCGTCGGATCGTCTGCGGGACGGAACCGATGGTCATGGGGGTGATCAACGTCACCCCCGATTCGTTTTCAGACGGCGGCCTCTGGCTCGACCCCGCCGCCGCCGTGGACCGCGCCCTTCAACTGGCCGCGGACGGCGCCGCCATCCTCGACGTGGGCGGGGAGTCGTCACGGCCGGGGGCCTTCCCCATCCCGACCGACGAGGAACTCCGCCGGGTGGTCCCGGTCATCCGCGAGCTGGCCCGGCGCCTGGACCTCCCGGTCTCGGTCGACACCCGGAAACCGTCGGTGGCCGATGCCGCGCTGGACGCCGGGGCCGAGATCGTCAACGACATCTCCGGCCTGCGGGACCCCGCCATGGCCGCCCTCGTGGCCCGGTCGGGCGCGGCGGTGGTGACGATGCACATGCGGGGGACGCCCGAGACCATGCAGCAACTTTCGCCTTCGCCGGACATCCTCGAGGATGTGCACGGGTTTTTTGAATCGGTCTTGCATCTTTGCGTCGACCCGGTTAAGATCATTCTAGATCCGGGAATCGGATTCGGAAAGACGGTCAAGGACAACCTGGTTCTTCTGAACCGTCTGGGTCATTTTTCCGAATTCGGACGCCCGATCCTCGTCGGAGCATCCCGAAAATCCTTTATCGGGAAAGTGTCCGGCGCTCCGGTCCAGGACCGGCTCGGCGGTTCCGTTGCCGCCGCGGTCCTGGCGGCCGAGCGGGGTGCGGCCATCCTGAGGTGCCACGACGTCCGGGAGACCGTCCAGGCCCTGCGGGTGGCCCGGGCCGTGCGGGACGAGAGCGAAGGGTGA
- a CDS encoding tRNA threonylcarbamoyladenosine dehydratase, translating to MIGPEKAARLGRAHVAVVGLGAVGSYAVEALARGGVGRLRLVDFDRVQRSNINRQLFALESTLGQPKAEVAARRVADINPACAVEPLRLFAHRESLDLVLGGGIDLLVDAIDAVIPKVELTAGALARGVPLVSCMGAALRTDPSAVRVGPLSKAVQCPLASRVRKLLRRRGFPVDHPCVFSVEPVDRSIPLPPETEDPDTAPPGVRRGRERRVLGSLPTLTGLMGLLAAHTAMRLLLGGSFAREPALPEGRTP from the coding sequence ATGATCGGGCCGGAGAAGGCCGCCCGGCTGGGCCGCGCCCACGTGGCGGTGGTGGGCCTGGGGGCGGTGGGCTCCTATGCCGTCGAGGCCCTGGCGCGGGGCGGGGTGGGCCGGCTGCGCCTGGTGGATTTCGACCGGGTGCAGCGCAGCAACATCAACCGCCAGCTCTTCGCCCTGGAATCCACGCTGGGGCAGCCGAAAGCGGAGGTGGCGGCCCGGCGGGTCGCCGACATCAACCCCGCCTGCGCGGTGGAGCCCCTGCGGCTCTTCGCCCACCGGGAATCCCTGGACCTCGTCCTCGGGGGCGGGATCGACCTGCTGGTGGACGCCATCGACGCCGTGATCCCCAAAGTGGAACTGACCGCCGGGGCCCTTGCGCGGGGGGTCCCCCTCGTGTCGTGCATGGGCGCGGCCCTCCGCACCGACCCGTCCGCGGTGCGGGTCGGGCCGCTGTCGAAAGCCGTCCAGTGCCCGCTCGCGAGCCGGGTCCGCAAGCTGCTCCGCCGGCGGGGCTTCCCGGTGGACCACCCCTGCGTGTTCTCGGTGGAACCGGTGGACCGGTCGATCCCCCTGCCGCCGGAGACCGAAGACCCGGACACGGCACCCCCGGGGGTGCGGCGCGGGAGGGAGCGCCGAGTCCTCGGGAGCCTTCCCACCCTGACGGGCCTGATGGGGCTCCTCGCCGCCCACACGGCGATGCGGCTGCTCCTGGGGGGCTCCTTTGCCCGGGAGCCGGCGCTTCCCGAAGGGCGAACGCCCTGA
- a CDS encoding response regulator produces MSTFDLKGIRVLVVDDEKAIRRFLHTVFCAHGTEIAEASSGFEALAAAAAGRPDLVVLDLGLPDMDGLDVIRRLREWSEVPIIVLSVRESEDQKIGALDAGAVDYVTKPFGTGELLARVRAALRRASPAAAEPVFRSGDLEVDLADRRVRVGGIAVALTPNEFDLLRLFVLHAGKVFTHRQVLVKVWGPGYAEDRHLLRVNVSNLRRKIEADASRPRHLVTEPGVGYRLLVHEPPG; encoded by the coding sequence ATGAGCACCTTCGATCTGAAAGGGATCAGGGTCCTGGTGGTGGACGACGAGAAAGCCATCCGTCGTTTCCTGCACACGGTTTTCTGCGCTCACGGGACCGAGATCGCGGAAGCGAGCTCCGGTTTTGAGGCCTTGGCGGCCGCGGCGGCGGGGCGGCCCGACCTGGTCGTCCTGGACCTCGGCCTCCCGGACATGGACGGCCTGGACGTGATCCGGCGCCTGCGGGAGTGGTCGGAGGTCCCGATCATCGTTCTGTCGGTGCGGGAATCGGAGGACCAGAAGATCGGGGCCCTGGACGCGGGGGCCGTGGACTACGTCACCAAGCCCTTCGGTACCGGCGAACTCCTGGCCAGGGTACGGGCGGCGTTGCGACGGGCCTCCCCGGCGGCTGCCGAGCCGGTCTTCCGCTCGGGGGACCTGGAGGTGGACCTGGCAGACCGGCGGGTCCGGGTCGGGGGGATCGCGGTCGCCCTGACCCCGAACGAGTTCGACCTGTTGCGCCTCTTCGTGCTTCACGCCGGCAAGGTGTTCACCCACCGGCAGGTCCTGGTGAAGGTCTGGGGCCCCGGGTACGCCGAGGACCGCCACCTGCTCCGGGTCAACGTGAGCAACCTGCGGCGCAAGATCGAGGCGGACGCCTCGCGTCCCCGGCACCTCGTCACCGAGCCCGGCGTCGGCTACCGTCTGCTGGTCCATGAACCGCCGGGGTGA
- the tilS gene encoding tRNA lysidine(34) synthetase TilS translates to MDALIRTLARTIRAGGLVPAGGRVVAAHSGGADSTALVHLLHALAPELGFSLETLHVNHGLRGADADADAAFCAETARRLGVPFHLEVLDPATLPTANVEEALRDRRREIYRRHLADSRARVALGHTRDDQAETFLLRLLRGAGLEGLAAMAPSEGGLIRPLLAIPRERLLRYLGDHGIPFRRDLSNDDPRYTRNRLRREVLPPVERLFPSAGALIARAAATLRQEWEALRALAADRAAALLRTGDGPPGFDNRELERLPPALRPTVVREVLRAVRGDLRRLTSAHVGQVLAFASRAPGGKRLALPGLGLFKSGHRVVFGPVAQPLEPFEHVLPVPGRVRVPETGETFGCALEAGGGGEQVEVPLPGGAPALTVRNGRPGDTIRLACGAKKLKKLFQEARVPVERRSRVTLVCGPGGEIVWIPELKRKLWYNDFGFKTIFLERES, encoded by the coding sequence ATGGACGCGCTGATCCGCACGCTGGCCCGAACGATCCGCGCCGGGGGGCTCGTCCCGGCGGGGGGGCGCGTGGTGGCGGCGCACTCCGGGGGGGCGGACTCCACGGCCCTGGTTCACCTCCTCCACGCGTTGGCGCCGGAACTGGGCTTTTCCCTCGAGACGCTCCACGTCAACCACGGCCTCCGGGGGGCCGACGCCGACGCCGACGCGGCCTTCTGCGCGGAGACCGCCCGGCGCCTGGGGGTCCCGTTCCACCTCGAAGTGCTCGACCCCGCGACGCTCCCGACCGCCAACGTGGAGGAAGCCCTCCGGGATCGGCGGCGGGAGATCTACCGCCGCCACCTGGCGGACAGCCGGGCCCGGGTGGCCCTGGGGCACACCCGGGACGACCAGGCGGAGACCTTCCTCCTCCGGCTCCTCCGCGGGGCCGGCCTCGAAGGGCTGGCCGCCATGGCGCCGTCCGAGGGCGGGTTGATCCGGCCCCTGCTGGCCATCCCCCGGGAGCGCCTGCTCCGCTACCTCGGGGACCACGGCATCCCCTTCCGCAGGGACCTGTCCAACGACGACCCCCGGTACACGCGGAACCGCCTGCGGCGGGAGGTGCTGCCCCCCGTCGAGCGGCTGTTCCCCTCCGCGGGCGCCCTGATCGCCCGGGCCGCCGCAACCCTGCGGCAGGAGTGGGAGGCGCTGCGGGCCCTGGCGGCGGACCGGGCGGCGGCCCTGCTCCGAACGGGCGACGGTCCGCCCGGCTTCGACAACCGGGAACTCGAGCGGCTCCCCCCCGCCCTCCGGCCGACGGTGGTGCGCGAGGTGCTCCGGGCGGTCCGCGGCGACCTCCGGCGGTTGACATCGGCCCACGTCGGGCAGGTCCTGGCCTTCGCCAGCCGCGCGCCGGGCGGAAAACGCCTGGCGCTGCCGGGCCTGGGCCTGTTCAAGAGCGGGCACCGGGTGGTGTTCGGCCCCGTGGCCCAGCCCCTCGAACCCTTCGAGCACGTCCTGCCGGTCCCCGGACGGGTGAGGGTCCCCGAAACCGGCGAGACCTTCGGTTGTGCCCTCGAGGCCGGCGGAGGGGGGGAACAGGTCGAAGTCCCTCTCCCCGGCGGGGCGCCGGCGCTGACAGTCCGGAATGGCCGTCCCGGCGATACGATCCGCCTGGCCTGCGGGGCGAAGAAGCTCAAGAAGCTCTTCCAGGAGGCCCGGGTCCCCGTGGAGCGCCGCTCCCGGGTCACCCTGGTCTGCGGCCCGGGCGGGGAGATCGTGTGGATTCCGGAACTGAAACGAAAACTGTGGTATAATGATTTCGGTTTCAAAACAATTTTCCTTGAGAGGGAATCATGA
- the ftsH gene encoding ATP-dependent zinc metalloprotease FtsH gives MEESVNNFTKNILLWVAILVTVVLLYGVYSNYQEGPVKELKYDEFKKLLESKAVKTATVKGTTVRGEFESGGRKTRFSTVIPEDSSAQISDELYRSAARVNVESVDKDSWVSWIFSLWLPILLFIGFWVFIMRQMQGSGNKALSFGKSRARLLTNQQKKVTFKDVAGVDEAKEELREVVEFLMEPQKFQKLGGRIPKGVLLVGAPGTGKTLLARCVAGEANVPFFSISGSDFVEMFVGVGASRVRDLFEQGKKNAPCIIFIDEIDAVGRHRGAGLGGGHDEREQTLNQLLVEMDGFESNEGVILIAATNRPDVLDPALLRPGRFDRQVVVNLPDVRGRLEILKVHIQKIPLNKDVDLEVIARSSPGFSGAQLANMVNEAALNAARYSKKDVTMADFETAKDKVLMGKERKSLIIRDEEKRITAFHEAGHAILAALLPEADPIHKVAIIPRGMALGVTQQLPVDDRYTYPQKYLEAELQVLMGGRIAEEQFLGVRTTGASNDIERATEMARKMVCEWGMSEQLGPLSFGKREEQIFLGREIARHKDYSEQTAVLIDSEIQRIVVGSYREAEKIIQDNRDALERIANALLEYEVLDAAEITAIINGEPIRVPRTPAGPDKPTRPENAGEEAVSGGLVQPKQRPAPA, from the coding sequence ATGGAGGAAAGTGTGAACAATTTCACGAAAAACATACTGCTCTGGGTCGCCATCCTCGTGACCGTCGTGCTGTTGTACGGCGTGTACTCCAATTACCAGGAAGGCCCCGTCAAGGAACTCAAGTACGACGAGTTCAAGAAACTCCTCGAGTCGAAGGCGGTGAAGACCGCCACGGTGAAGGGGACCACGGTCCGGGGCGAGTTCGAGAGCGGGGGGCGCAAGACGCGCTTTTCCACGGTGATCCCCGAGGACTCGTCGGCGCAGATATCCGACGAACTCTACCGCTCCGCCGCCCGGGTGAACGTGGAATCCGTGGACAAGGATTCCTGGGTGTCCTGGATTTTCTCGCTCTGGCTGCCCATCCTCCTGTTCATCGGTTTCTGGGTCTTCATCATGCGCCAGATGCAGGGGAGCGGAAACAAGGCCCTCTCCTTCGGGAAGAGCCGCGCCCGGCTGCTCACCAACCAGCAGAAGAAGGTGACCTTCAAGGACGTGGCGGGGGTGGACGAGGCCAAGGAGGAACTGCGGGAAGTGGTGGAGTTCCTCATGGAGCCCCAGAAGTTCCAGAAACTCGGCGGGCGGATCCCCAAGGGCGTCCTGCTGGTGGGCGCCCCCGGCACGGGCAAGACCCTCCTGGCCCGCTGCGTGGCCGGGGAGGCCAACGTCCCCTTCTTCTCCATCAGCGGCTCCGACTTCGTGGAGATGTTCGTGGGCGTGGGCGCCTCCCGGGTCCGCGACCTGTTCGAGCAGGGGAAGAAGAACGCGCCCTGCATCATCTTCATCGACGAGATCGACGCGGTGGGCCGCCACCGGGGCGCCGGCCTCGGGGGAGGGCACGACGAGCGGGAGCAGACGCTCAACCAGCTCCTGGTGGAGATGGACGGCTTCGAGTCCAACGAGGGTGTGATCCTCATCGCGGCCACCAACCGGCCGGACGTCCTCGACCCCGCCCTCCTCCGCCCCGGGCGCTTCGACCGGCAGGTGGTGGTGAACCTCCCCGACGTGCGGGGGCGGTTGGAGATCCTCAAGGTCCACATCCAGAAAATCCCCCTCAACAAGGACGTCGATCTCGAGGTCATCGCCCGTTCCTCCCCCGGCTTCTCGGGCGCCCAGCTGGCCAACATGGTGAACGAGGCCGCCCTGAACGCCGCCCGCTACAGCAAGAAGGACGTGACCATGGCGGACTTCGAGACCGCCAAGGACAAGGTCCTCATGGGGAAGGAGCGGAAATCGCTCATCATCCGGGACGAGGAGAAGCGGATCACCGCCTTCCACGAGGCCGGGCACGCCATCCTCGCCGCCCTCCTGCCGGAAGCCGACCCCATCCACAAGGTGGCCATCATCCCGCGCGGCATGGCGCTGGGCGTCACCCAGCAACTGCCGGTGGACGACCGCTATACCTACCCCCAGAAGTACCTCGAGGCCGAGCTGCAAGTCCTCATGGGCGGCCGGATCGCCGAGGAGCAGTTCCTCGGGGTGCGCACGACGGGGGCCTCCAACGACATCGAGCGGGCCACCGAGATGGCCCGGAAAATGGTCTGCGAGTGGGGGATGAGCGAGCAGCTCGGGCCCCTCTCCTTCGGCAAGCGGGAGGAGCAGATCTTCCTCGGCCGGGAGATCGCCCGCCACAAGGACTACAGCGAGCAGACCGCCGTCCTCATCGACTCGGAGATCCAGCGCATCGTCGTGGGGAGCTACCGGGAGGCCGAGAAGATCATCCAGGACAACCGGGACGCCCTGGAGCGGATCGCGAACGCGCTCCTGGAGTACGAGGTCCTGGACGCCGCGGAGATCACCGCCATCATCAACGGTGAGCCCATCCGGGTGCCCCGGACCCCGGCGGGGCCCGACAAGCCGACACGACCCGAAAACGCCGGGGAGGAAGCCGTGTCGGGGGGGCTGGTGCAGCCGAAGCAGAGGCCCGCACCGGCATGA
- the ppk2 gene encoding polyphosphate kinase 2, with translation MQSKIYDGELARLQIELVKLQEWVKREGLKIVVLFEGRDAAGKGGAIKRITESLNPRYCRVVALGTPTEKEKTQWYFQRYVTHLPAAGEIVLFDRSWYNRAGVERVMGFCTDAEYQEFLRTCPEFERMLVRSGILLVKYWFSVSDEEQERRFQQRLKDPTRRWKLSPMDLESRARWVEYSRAKDAMFAYTDIKQAPWYVVNADDKKRARLNCIAHLLGLVNYQDLTPEPLELPPRQPDGGYVRPPLEDQTFVPQVY, from the coding sequence ATGCAGAGCAAGATCTACGACGGGGAGTTGGCCCGGCTGCAGATCGAGCTGGTCAAGCTGCAGGAGTGGGTCAAGCGCGAGGGCCTCAAGATCGTCGTCCTCTTCGAGGGGCGCGACGCGGCCGGGAAGGGGGGCGCCATCAAGCGGATCACCGAGTCCCTGAACCCGCGCTACTGCCGGGTGGTGGCCCTGGGGACGCCCACGGAGAAAGAGAAGACCCAGTGGTACTTCCAGCGCTACGTGACCCACCTGCCGGCGGCGGGGGAGATCGTCCTCTTCGACCGGAGCTGGTACAACCGGGCCGGCGTGGAGCGGGTGATGGGCTTCTGCACGGACGCGGAGTACCAGGAGTTCCTGCGGACCTGCCCGGAGTTCGAGCGGATGCTGGTCCGGTCGGGCATCCTCCTGGTGAAGTACTGGTTCTCCGTCAGCGACGAGGAGCAGGAGCGGCGCTTCCAGCAGCGCCTGAAGGACCCCACCCGGCGCTGGAAGCTCAGCCCCATGGACCTGGAGTCCCGGGCGCGGTGGGTGGAGTACTCCCGGGCGAAGGACGCCATGTTCGCCTACACCGACATCAAGCAGGCGCCCTGGTACGTGGTGAACGCCGACGACAAGAAGCGGGCGCGGCTCAACTGCATCGCCCACCTCCTGGGCCTCGTCAACTACCAGGACCTGACGCCTGAGCCCCTCGAGCTGCCGCCCCGGCAGCCCGACGGCGGGTACGTGCGTCCCCCCCTGGAGGACCAGACCTTCGTGCCGCAGGTGTACTGA
- the cdaA gene encoding diadenylate cyclase CdaA: MNIFTEIAAFLKNLPVSPTEVVDILLVSLVAYRLLVVIRGTRAAKMAVGIAFLILGYFIAERLELPLSRRILANFAPVMAFALIVLYQDEIRKILSDIGSTRLFRLFMPKEKVLDYEEIALAAVTLSSKRIGALIIVERAVGLRNYMENGIMLNSNLSYDLLVTVFHPETPLHDGAVIVQKDRIAAASCFLPLTLEPHLSKEYGTRHRAAIGITEETDAIAVVVSEETGRISIAVEGKLKRMDDSDALAAFLRQNVAQRAKRFRPFSSPERENPEQG, translated from the coding sequence ATGAACATCTTCACGGAGATCGCCGCTTTCCTGAAGAACCTTCCGGTCAGCCCGACGGAGGTTGTCGACATCCTCCTGGTGTCGCTGGTGGCGTACCGGCTCCTCGTCGTCATCCGGGGGACCCGGGCCGCGAAGATGGCGGTGGGGATCGCCTTCCTGATTCTCGGCTACTTCATCGCCGAGCGGCTGGAACTCCCCCTGTCGCGCCGCATCCTCGCCAACTTCGCCCCGGTCATGGCCTTCGCCCTCATCGTCCTCTACCAGGACGAGATCCGGAAGATCCTGTCCGACATCGGCTCCACGCGGCTGTTCCGCCTCTTCATGCCGAAGGAGAAAGTGCTGGACTACGAGGAGATCGCCCTGGCGGCCGTCACCCTGTCGTCCAAGCGGATCGGCGCCCTGATCATCGTCGAGCGCGCGGTGGGGCTGCGGAACTACATGGAGAACGGCATCATGCTGAACTCCAACCTCTCCTACGACCTGCTGGTGACGGTCTTTCACCCCGAGACGCCCCTCCACGACGGGGCCGTGATCGTCCAGAAGGACCGGATCGCCGCCGCCTCGTGTTTTCTGCCCCTCACGCTGGAGCCGCACCTGAGCAAGGAGTACGGGACCCGTCACCGGGCCGCCATCGGGATCACCGAGGAGACGGACGCCATCGCCGTGGTGGTTTCGGAGGAGACGGGCCGGATTTCCATTGCCGTAGAGGGGAAGCTGAAGCGGATGGACGACTCCGACGCCCTCGCCGCCTTCCTCCGGCAGAACGTGGCGCAGCGGGCGAAACGCTTCCGGCCGTTCTCCTCGCCCGAACGGGAAAACCCCGAGCAGGGCTGA